CGTATTTTCATACAGTGAGACTTTTGATGCTACCAGATACACCGAGCGAGCGGACATTtcctccgggtcccgcgtgagtcgggcgcggcaacCTTTGGACACGACTGTCAGCTCGCCGCTGACCGCGAAATTAATTTACGCAACGTCATTTTAAACTCGAAAAAATGTGAGTCGTTATACATTTGAAGGACCGGCATGTAATATATGTATTCTTTTAACAATAAAAGTAGAGTAAAAATTTATGAATAAATTAATTGTTGATATAAGTTTGTTTTTTGTGGGGGGGTTTTGGGCCGGTGTGGTGTTGTGACGATTTATGCTGCCTTATCGAAAACCGCTACCGTAGAGCGAATCGATACCCTAACCTAGCATAACCATGCGCAGAGCCGCTATGTAGCGCATCTCGATGGGGTAACACATATCGACTTAACACCGGCGCTGTATCGGCGGTGCTGAGCCCCGGTCGGTTTTAATCCCTACTGATactgttaagtcaagtcaagtcaagtccattttatttgtatagcccaatatgaaAATGACAATGGAAATAGAGCTTAGTACCTTTCCTTGTACAAGTCACTACAGGGGGTGGATTGACATTTCTTTTGGCGTATTGCTCGCGTGAACGGACTTCCATCAGCCGAAGTTTGCTTTTAAGAGCCAAGTTTTCTCGCTGGGTTCTGGATATTTCAAGCCTCAGCGTCGCATAACCATCGTCGACAAGCTGGCAGATCTCTGCCACGGCAGCGTTTGCTAAAACCTCCATAATGGAGGCCAGCTGAGTGTGGATATtgacataattggccatgatGTCAGTTTCTGGCTGTGTCTCCAGACGGAGATGTGATTCAGTCCAAATTGGTAGCCTCGGATGGTCACACCAGGAACccgaaaaaggaaaaaacaaccaCCAGCTGGGACATGCTTTTTGAAATTGAAATTTCTTCTCTCATCGACGCTTCCGTTTACTTCCGGGTGTAGTGCAGACGTCCTTATCGACTTAATTTCAAAAGCAACCGCTAAAATGCTATTTTGCTATGCTGGCTTCCTGTCGCCGCGAAGACaactaaattttaaaaaaaggcgTATTTTGATGCTCTGCGCATATGAAATTATCAAAAACGCCACCGCATCCAAAAAATTGCATAGCTGCTGCGGGTTCATCGATCATTGGCGAGAAAATGTAAACAAAGACAATGAACCGGAAAAGGAAATAGACGAAAGGTAACGAGTCATGTGACATAGTAGTTAGGTATCATAATATACAACAATATAAATGATATGCATTTTTAAATAATTTTATCTTGACTTTGTCTTAGTCACTTGTGTTTTGTAACTGAAATGAAAACCCCAAGCTCGTATACTTGTAATAGTCATATATTTATTTGTATGTcttatttgtttgtatttttatatCCTCTTATCTACACCAGGTTTATTATCCCCTATCTTTTCGCTGGATGTCTTGAATTCCTGATTTATTTGTATGCAAGTTTATAcatccaataaaaaaaaaatcgctgGCATGTGAAATATTTGcatctgattaaaaaaaaatccctgtgatggaatggcggcctttccagggtgtctcccagcctgccgcccaatgactgctgggatgggctccagcatcatccccgcgaccctgagcaggataagcggtttgcatagtggatggatggaggaaaaaaaacaacaacttcagACTGTGCTGAACAATGATGAATGTTCAAGCTACTAACTTGATCTTGCCCAGATTAATTTATGAGGTGACATTGTCCAGAGGTTACCCGATCAATGACATCAATCACTGCCTTTTCCTATTGTCTCTTGGGAATGTGTAATATTTACATGTATTTCTACCAGAGGTGTGGGAACCATGGGCGCCTTAATGCACCTCCGAGCGAGGACCAGGGGCCTCACGAGAAATGAGCtttaaaaaatgtttaaaataaaACGTGGCTGTTCGGAACGAGGCTATTGCCTagtgagaaaatcgaaggactgCAGGTGTAATACCCCCTCCGACCACAGTGTGGCGTGCAATGGCAGATTCGCGCTGTTCGCGTTTCCCCTCGCCGAGTCCGGGGGCGGtgtctaaataaataaataaattagggCAGAAGCGGCTATTCAAAAATGCCAAAGCAGTTAACATTTACGACTAATTTCGctgaaaacatgactgtttgCCGCTTTCTCgagaaccgctcatccaaacaacttcacgcTCGACACCGCACTtgcttgggtcctcagcaatacacccgccaTGTGTGGAGTCGATCGGATGAACGGCTGTCGAGAAAATGGAAGGacagttacagacagacagacagacaggaaggcccagcagaggatgtactttcctaGGACatctggtctgccacaggagctgttgagccagttctacaccgcagtcactggatctgtcctgtgcacatccatcacggtccgGTTCGGCGCAACAACAAAACAGGATTcgaacagactgcagcgaacagtaagcatagcaggaaaataaataaataaaataaaatcattggcgctcccctgcccaccctgcaagaCTTGTACAATTCTAGAGCCCGGAAACaggcgggcagaatcagcacagacccccccccccacacacacacacacacacacgcacacccccaGGACACAggctgtttgaactcctaccctctggcaagcactacagagcaatgtgcaccaaaactacTGCACACAGGaagtttttagtttagtttattgtttatttgacagggacaacgcacaattttacaactgcaccagagttagttggcagctaatttgcatctgcagtccctgggcagacaaacaaacaacaattaatacagaagtaaaaacataacaatacatgaaaaactattggacaggcagacaaagaacaatcaagacgaaataaaaacatgacaatacatcagaaaaccatCCTCAAATGTTATAAATACAATCTGGtctatttaaaacagtggctataaatagcaatctggcctatatgacaacaacataataaatatggatttcatctatccagcaacaataaatataaatagtAATCTGACttgaaacatcaataaataacaatctgacctaaactatgacaacagctataaaaatcaatctggcctattcaGTGGCAAGAAATATAAGTTACACACAGTCTACGGTCAGGTTGCACCAGGGCTGATCCATCCAGAACTCTAGGCTGCTCCTGActacccacaggccatctctcccatgagcacttaacagcatggcgcaataatggacacttattatgtaaacagGACACTTCGTAAATAGtctcctctggtcaagatgtctcacctacctacctacgatgtgcactacctctttaaaccagatgtgcaatacaaatgtacaattgtaaatggcacggtggcgcagtggttagcgtggtcgcctcacagcaagaaggtcctgggttcgagccccgggtagtccaaccttggtgggtcgtcccgggtcatcttctgtgtggaatttgcatgttctccccgtgtctgcgtgggtttcatccgggactccggtttccccccacagtccgaagacatgtaggtcaggtgaattggccgtactaaattgttccctaggtgagagagagagagagagagagagagagagagagagagagagagagagagagagagagagagagagagagagagagagagagagagagagagagagagagaggaggggggcggcctgtccagggcgtctccctgcctgccgcccaatgactgctgggataggctcccgcgaccctgagagcaggataagcggttcagctaatggatggatgggtgttattATATaatagctccatccatccattttccaaaccgattatcctgctctcagggtcgcgggatgctggagcctatcccagcagtcattgggctggtaAATAATAGATGACACATGATAGATGATAGAGAaaaatatagtatatattttagtaTGTAAGATAAGTACATAGTATTATATATAAGCATAATAAGTTGTGTTATAATATcagcgcatatatatatatatatatatataaacataaatagttaattattcaaccataacaaactTCTGTGTAGTAGTAATACACCTGTGGTGCATACATACGGTATTCTAATTATTATTCCATgtatttcttgtgtgtgtgtgtgtgtgtgtgtgtgtgtgtgagagagagagagagagagagagagagagagagagagagagagagagagagagagagagagagagagagtattagACGCTGCcgtgaaccggagtcaaattcctcgcatGCATAAGCCCACTCGgctaataaagttgattctgattattGTGGGATGAAAGTCTGAAAGAACTGGCTTCTTCGATTCTGGTGATACGGTCTAAGTATACCCGCTGGTGATCCAGTAGACTGGTGTTGAGTTGTGTGTAACGACGTGAGTGACGTCAACCTCTCGAGAGTTTTGcggagtttttatttatttatttagtcagTATGTCGCGTCACTTCCACCAGCATCTGGCTAACTTCCAGCTTTTAGGTGGTTAAAAATAGTAGTTGTTTTTCAGTGTATGTTTGCCAATATCTAGTAACAGATGTGTGAGGGAGCAGACTGGCGTGTCCTCTGAGCTGCATGACTACTAGTCCTGCTCGTCTGACGTTCGgtgctgtccatggtgctgacgCAACTGTCATGACGTCGTCGTCCTAGTGACTCCTTTGTTTTGCACGAATAACTGACTTGGGCCTCGGACTGTTTGCGTATGAATTGTAAGGTGTAATAGCGGACTGGGACTACATGACTTCAGCATACTTTGCCATTCTTATAGATAACAGGCTGCACTATCGGGTCACAATTAATTCGTATCGACCGAACCGAATTTGAAGTGTCATCACTAAACTATTACAGTAAGCGAGCATATCATTTCTTCACATTTCATATCTTGTACCATTACCCTAACACCACATGGAcatgttaacaaggttaaaaCCTTGATTTTCATCGGAGGGGGTCTTGAAAATATAAACATactgtaacgcgcatggataagtagactcgcttagcccttggttaacgagtgggaccctttagtcgagcggttagcgatgtctcccgcggtgcgggcgatacgggttcgcgacccggctgcggcggttcctgtggttgctcctccgaattcgctacaatacataatATTGAACTATTGTTTCACTAAAGAGTCCGAAAAAATGATTGTCAGAGCCCACCCATAAAACCCAAATGCCGGGCCAGTCACCGGGACTTCGCCAATGCAAGCGGAGAGCGAGCTTTCTCTACACGTCCCTTCGTTAAGAGTAGAACAATATCTTCTTTTTACGGGTTCTTTGCTTGCGATGTTTGCGGGTTTGATCTCCTCGTGTGGCCGCTGTGCACCCAGGCCTGTTTGGCGGATGACCTAGCTTTGTCTTGACTTGTTGTTGACCTACTGTCATATTTTGGCTAGTTTCGTATTCTGTTTACTGATGAGTAAGTAGGGCGCCTCATCTACCATGTGTCGCTGTCCATTGACGCCAGGTGCTGAATGCTTTCAAGACTGAACTTCCCGTATTGCtcatttttttcctccattttatGACCTGATTTTTTCGCGCCATtgttgtagttgtgtgtgtgtgtgtggggggggggggtccagggggtgcgccaaccaagccggaggtaacacggggactcgaaccagctatcaatcccccatgttggtaggcgctGAAACAGacggctacactacccggacgccctatctgTGTACCCAAGCCGACAGGACCCTTTAAGGTCTGTGACGTCATTTTTTCCACGAGAGTTGATTGGTTAGAGGGGCGCGCTCGGCTCTGAAAGCCTAAAACTTAAGCCGGGTGACGCGCCTACGTCGGATAACCGAACGCGAGTGACGTCGCGGCGCTTGCGGTATTTGGTCCATCTCGCTAATTCGATCCGGTTAACTGCGTTCCCGCAACACAAGTTCAGGATCCCCTGACCGCACCGGGTCGCCTCCGATcggcgctcccccccccccccccgtttatttAGAAGCAACATCGAAACCAGTTAACACAACACTGGCCAACCATTCGACCTGCTAGCACTGACACCATGGCAAGTCTGCCCAGAGAACGAGCGCCCTTCTTCTCCATCACAGAGCAGGGACTCCTCACTGAGGGCTTTGAGGAGCACAGAGAGATCCTAACTACCAAATGTAACACCGTCAAAGCCTCCAAATTAAGAGAACAAGCATGGCAGCAAATTGCAGATAAACTTCACGCGTAAGTGGGCTAAAATGTCTTCGAGTGAGGGTAAACCTGGAGGAGGTCTTGCTGTCGCTGAAATGTAGTTCCCCTCCTTTTTTTGAGTGAATTACTGAAAACACGAGGTTGCTTTGCTGGTCTCTCGTCGGCCCACACGTTTTCCCTCACCTCTCTTACCAATGCAGGGCAAATCCCACTGGCACAAAACGGACCTGGGAGCAGGTTAAAACCAAATATAAGAATATACTCCAGACTGGTAAGCCGCAGCTTTGAATGACCggggttttgtttggtttttttttgcaggATACTAAATACTGACCGCTGTTCCCCCAATTTAGCCAACAAAAGAAAGACGGAGCAAAGGAAGACCGGAAAGCTGGCTGCAGCCCCAGACTTCACCCCTGCAGAAGCACTTGTCCTCCGGTCGAATACACCAACAATAAAAGTGGAGGCTATACCGGAAGGCACCTCCTCTCAGCCTGAGTCAGAAAGCAACAACAGATATGTCAATGGTAAGGAGGGGAGCTAGGTTTACCTATGGTCAGTCTCTAAATGCACACATGCGCGTGCATTCATACCAGTAAGCCTGACTCTGATATTCATGTATGGCTTGCGTATCCATTAATTCAGCTTCTTTCTTTCAAGTTGTAGGTCATGTGGTGACTTTGCTGCCAGTGCCTCCGCCATCAGATGGTGAACCCGCTGATgtatgtgttattgtgtgtgtgtgtgtgtgtgtgtgtgtgtgtgtgtgtgtgtgagctttaaCACTATAATAAAAGCTCTTTAATATAATTTAAACACGTGTTCTCTGACAGCCTGTTGGGCGTGAGGAATTCCTTTCCAGCAGCTCTCTCAAGGAGGAGGTAAGTGCAGCTTTCCATGAGACCTCCACTTGGCCCCGACTTTGGGACCCTAACGACATAAACTGTCTGCAGGAGGGCAGCCCCAGCGCGCGGGAGAGACCCGCTGCGACCGGCGTCTCCGCTGAGCCGGCCGCCAGAGAGGCGAGTTCATGTCAGATGTTACAAGACTCTCCGCTCCTACACACATCCACGACTCAATGCCTTTCACTGTGACTCTCAGGGCCCCGAGGAGAGTGTGCGGTCCCTATACAAGAAATATCTCAGGACGGAAATCCTGAACCGGGAGCAGGAGATGAGGTATCGAACTCTGAAAATGCTTAAAGTGGAGAAGGAGCTGCAGCTGCTGGATAAGCAGCTGGTAAGTGTGACCATGCAAACATGCGCAGATGCATGCAAGATGCAGGAGTTTACAAAACGAGTGGGCTCTTAATGCTctacccttcttcttcttttgcagTTACAGGCAGAACATCCACCAGAAAAGAGCAAATAAATTATTTTATTTACAAAAAcagactttttttgttgttgttgttcctcaCAAAATGGTTATGAAAAAGAAAACGCATTAATATCTTGTATGTCATCCAAAATGTTGGGCGGTGATTCCGTCCCTCGTCGCCCTGCCACGTGCCTGGTCAGCATGCATTGGCTCCCCGGGGTCGTTATTATTAGGTTGCAGGGGGACTGCAGGGACCCTCTCTTTCCTTATGGTGGCAATGTTGTGCAATACCACGCATGCCACAACAATATCACATGCCCTGCTGGGTGCAACTCTCAGACCACCAAGACACTGAAATCTCCCCTTCAGCTTCTCCAAAGTCATTTCCATTTGAGCCCTTGTCCGGACCAGAGCTGCGTTGTAGGCGGACTGAGGTCCTGGCGTCGGGTCAGCATATGGAGTCATGAGAAAGGGCAGACAGGCATAGCTCCCGTCCCCAATCAGGACCCCATCGTAAGCACCTATGGTTTttgtgacattaaaaaaaaaagtatgaataTATTACCATTGCATTGCACTTTATCATGAATGAATCTGAAAGGGGGGGGGAGTCACCTACCACGTTCAAATGCTTTACACAAATCCGATTCTCTGAATATTCTTGAATTATGGACAGAGCCTGGCCACTTTGCTTCAACATTACTGATGAGACAAGCGGAGTCACTGATTATCTGGGGGACGTAAAAGGTTGGGGTCATCAGCACAAATGAAATGACCACATTTCTACAGCATATATGAGACACAAAGCCCTTTACATGAAACAACTGCAGGAAATGTGATTGCTGGGGGATATGGTAgatcattatcatgataatcataggGGATTTTACATGATATTGATATATaccacaatatctgcttacatttGCAAGAATACCATGTCTAAAAATCCAACTGAGGCTCTTCACATTGAACTATCTGGTAATGTATAGCATTAAACCAAAGCTGTTTTTTAAAACAATACTCCCTCATATATTTTAGAACTTTTAGTGAACATTCTCATTCTCACTTACtgcagtatggttttatgccatgaaagagcaccacagatgtgatgtttgctttgagaatgttgatggagaagtatagagaaggccagacggagttacattgtgtctttgtggatttagagaaagcatatgacagggtgccgagagaggaggtgtggtattgtatgtggaagttggaagttgcagagaagtatgtaggagtggtgcaggatatgtatgaaggaagtgtgacagtggtgaggtgtgaggttggaatgacacatgggttcaaggtggaggtgggattacatcaaggatcggctctgagccctttcttgtttgcaatggtgatggacaggttgacggacgagatcagagaggagtctccatggatgatgatgttcacggatgacattgtgatctgtagtgagagtagggtgcaggttgaggagagccgggagaggtggaggtatgcactgaagagaagaggaatgaaatcagtaggagcaagatgggatacatatgtgtgaatgagagggaggataggggaatggtaaggatgcaaggagtagaggtgaagaaggtggatgtttaaatatttggggtcagcgtaacggggagtgcagaagagaggtgaagaagaatagtgcaggcagggtggagtgggtggagaagagtgccaggagtgatttggaacagaagggtaccagcaagagttaaagggaaggtttacaagatggctgtgagaccagctatgttatatggtttggagacagtggcactgacgaaaagacaggaggcagagctggaggtggagctggaggtggcagagttgaggatgctaagattttcattgggagtgatgaagacacGATTAGGAATGAGCATGTTAgacggacagctcaggttggacagtcgggagacaaagcaagagaggcaagattgagatggtttggacatgtgtggaggagagatgctgggtatattgggagaaggatgctgaatatggagctgccaggcaagtggaaaagaggaaggctaaagaggaggtttatgcatgtggtgagggaggtcatgcaagtggttggcatgacaataggaagatgcaggggacaggaaggaaacggatgatccgctgtggcgacccctaaagggagtagccaaaagtagtagattcTCACTATCATTTATTAatagtgtctactactactttcggctgctgccgttaggggtcgccacagcgtatcatccgtttccatatCTTCCAGTCTTCTGCATCAATTTATTAATTTATGCATTCATTAATAATAGTGTATTATGACGATATCCAAATGTAAGTTTGACGATGAAAAACACTAAACAATAACCACATATTCACCTATCCGATCGCATACAGTGTGGGTCTACATGGTAATGTTCAGTGACTCCCGTTTTGAACAGGGTGCGTTTTAAGTTTGCCTACAGGCAGGTGTAGGTTCAGGATACCTGCACATTAATGCTGGCGAAGCCTTTTCCGTTCACAAAATCTCCTGGTCTGGACGGCGCCTTGATGGGTATTTGAATGCAGTCGACTACCCCGATTACATTTGGAAATCCTGCACAAACGATTGGGGATGAATATAACACGCTGCTATTTAATagggaacaaaaaaaacaagtcacCATTTCGATTGGATATCCTACCAGCGATGGCGTAAAACCCGTTTTTGATAGGCTGTCCCTCGGCGTGACCGGGGAATCTGACAAACACGTTTAGAAATCTtttcagtcccaggtagaccTTCCTGATGGTCCGGGACACGGTGGCGTTGGCGATGTGCTCGGCGTCGCCCACCGCGTACAGAAACGTTCCCCTGCGGAAAAAGCGCAGCGCGATGCAGAGCGTCTGCGTCACCGTCAACGCTTTGCTGCGCCGGGTGCCATTGGCGACGTGCGGCTCCAGTAAACTTCTGAGATAGATAATGCCTTGGCGGCTGAATCCGTATCTGCCTATTAAAAAGTGGTCCGGATGCGCCAAAGGATCGTGGCGATCCCTCAGGACGCGTTCCCTCCGGAAGGCTTTCTTGACGATAGCTGCTCCTGGATCTATGGGCACCTCTCTCAAGAAGggcgcggccattttgaccgaaGCCGTTTCcaggattggttggttggttggttggtttgttggttggggggggggtcacacagaACCGGTGTTACACGAACACCTGCCACCGTTGAAACTTGGGACCATGGTTAAGCCATGTAAATAGAGTGGAATTAATGAATGACTGTTATACCAAATGAATGATGGACTGGATGAacgactttaaaaaaaatctggaatGAAACTGGACGAATATTAAAAATGCAGGTACATTATTACACGTAGAAACTATTTTGAGGTATATATTCTACAGCCAAATATTTCTACTATCGTTATGAATTTATCCCCAAATTATTTtttcaaacttttctttttcttcagcaCTGTCTTATAGAGGTATTTCTATTTCAGGTATTTCTTTtagacctcacctcacctcacctaggtcgtccgtcagggtGCCCCATAATTGCTTCCACACGGCATTTCAAACAACGCCGCTCTTTCATGATCGTCTTTAGCTCCTGTACATTCTCCACCCTGTGTCCCTTAATAGGTTGTCCACATAGGCGATTCTGCTTCTACCACGTTGAGTTTTTCCATCAGATGGTTGCCAGAGCACAAGTTTGTTGGCAGCTTCAACGCAGTGCAGTCAACAGAGAAGGATGCGTTGCACTTCATTTGTCAGATGTCTCTTCCATGATACATTGACAGCCATTCTAAGCATCCTAGTATAGCATCCATCTAGCTGTTTCTGTAGAGACTTTGTCACTGTCCAGGTCTCGGCGCCAAACCTATGGTTCAAGAAGCAATGAGCTAACGTAGTCTATTTTGGAGCTTATGTGGCCTGATTAGTAAAGAGACTAAGGTGATTAGCTGAACCGTATTGGGTTTGATCTACAAGTAAGTTTtatagcttttgagactatctctcttgatacttttactaagcttgtgtcagcttctaaactaaCTACTTGCATacctgaccctttaccagcaaaactttttaaagacctctgtcctttcctgggacctaataTGTTAGACATtgttatcacttactactggcactgatcccagcagttttaagacagctgtggttaaacctctacttaaaaaactgcccctcaatccagggtctcttaataactatcgaccagtctccaATCTTACATTCTGTTCTAAAGTACTAGGGGGAGTTGTaaatcaacaactttcaacccatatagaagaaaactatctatatgaagcttttcaatcagctttcagggcctgtgactccaatgaaactgctctgaccagagtggtgaacaatcttcttctagctatggactctgattccgtttctgtgcttctactactggacctaagtgcagcctttgactgtatactattagacagaatatattgtaattttggtgtccctGGTTTAGCTCTCTGCTTGAGTCCTACTTATCCGGAAGAACACGTTgtatctgctataataatattacatcaaaattctctgacattaaatatggtgcacctcagggttcagttcttgtccctctacttttctctctttatatttcatctcttgcccaaattatacgcagtcttggaataaatttccattgccatgctgatactcagctgtatgagccaataagggctgatgatcatactcaaattattaatttacaggcctgcttggctgctgtgaaaaattggatgtcactatatTTTCTGCTTTCTACTTGTACTGCTACATCCAATGTGACTCTTATCCTATATTAGGTTTTTACAGCCtgctaaactctcccttgcatcatatcctccagggaacagaccagtgttgtatatgggCGGAATTTAgtaacaaggaagtgtgaaactgaaaagaaacatacagaaaacacacatcagtatacaatacaaaatagcttactcaatctagagttacagttaggataactaatcctctatttttcaggaaacaaaggtaagtataaaactaacattttctttgcaggaataaaataagttgtaactaatcaggtattgcattgaacactgtatttacgctagcatcaaaagtatagcctgaatgccatcattataatgtgctgtcatacatgttaccaaaattatacaaactgtagcaaatatgtaaaaaatacttcaaaatacagattctagcaatgatggataatagctttacttacagatattgccactcaaaggggtagaaactatgtgatggctaatgatggacCATGAATATTGCTGCACTGAAGACACACCATTTtcttgttgt
This genomic stretch from Lampris incognitus isolate fLamInc1 chromosome 5, fLamInc1.hap2, whole genome shotgun sequence harbors:
- the LOC130112628 gene encoding putative nuclease HARBI1; translation: MAAPFLREVPIDPGAAIVKKAFRRERVLRDRHDPLAHPDHFLIGRYGFSRQGIIYLRSLLEPHVANGTRRSKALTVTQTLCIALRFFRRGTFLYAVGDAEHIANATVSRTIRKVYLGLKRFLNVFVRFPGHAEGQPIKNGFYAIAGFPNVIGVVDCIQIPIKAPSRPGDFVNGKGFASINVQIISDSACLISNVEAKWPGSVHNSRIFRESDLCKAFERGAYDGVLIGDGSYACLPFLMTPYADPTPGPQSAYNAALVRTRAQMEMTLEKLKGRFQCLGGLRVAPSRACDIVVACVVLHNIATIRKERVPAVPLQPNNNDPGEPMHADQARGRATRDGITAQHFG